A genomic segment from Triticum dicoccoides isolate Atlit2015 ecotype Zavitan chromosome 1A, WEW_v2.0, whole genome shotgun sequence encodes:
- the LOC119272111 gene encoding NADH-ubiquinone oxidoreductase chain 4-like, giving the protein MLAHFCECYFDLSGPILCPVLGSITPLLIPNSSIRPIRLIGMCVSLITFLYPPVPRIQFDPTTAKSQFVESLRWLPYENIHLYMGIDGLSLFFVILTTFLIPICILVGWSGMRSFGKEYITTFLIREFLMIAMSCMLDPLLFHVLSESVPIPMFIIIGVWGSRQRKIKAAYQFFLYTLLGSIFTLLAILLILLQTGTTNLQILLTTKFSERRQILLWIAFFASFAIKVPMVPVHIWLPEAHVEAPTAGSVILAGILLKLGTYGFLRFSIPMFPEATLCFTPFIYTLSAIAIIYTSLTTLRQIDLKKIIAYSSVAHMNLVTIGMFSWAAAALSNIQRIGGSILLMLSHGLVSSALFLCVGVLYDRHKTRLVRYYGGLVSTMPNFSTIFFFFTLANMSLPGTSSFIGEFLILVGAFQRNSLVATLAMLGMILGAAYSLWLYNRVVSGNLKPDFLYKFSDLNGREVSIFLPFLVGTLRMGVHSKVFPDCMHTSVSNLVQHGKFH; this is encoded by the exons ATGTTAGCACATTTCTGTGAATGCTATTTCGATCTAAGTGGTCCTATTCTCTGTCCCGTGCTAGGAAGCATTACTCCTCTTCTCATTCCAAATTCTTCAATAAGACCGATACGATTGATTGGTATGTGCGTTTCTCTTATTACTTTTTTGTATCCCCCTGTTCCTCGGATACAATTCGATCCTACTACGGCCAAATCTCAATTTGTGGAAAGCCTTCGATGGCTTCCTTATGAAAACATCCATTTGTATATGGGTATAGACGGTCTTTCATTATTCTTCGTGATATTGACCACATTTCTGATCCCTATTTGCATTTTAGTGGGTTGGTCTGGTATGAGAAGTTTTGGGAAAGAGTATATTACAACATTTCTAATTCGTGAATTTCTAATGATCGCCATGTCCTGCATGCTGGATCCTCTACTATTCCATGTTCTTTCCGAAAGCGTGCCAATCCCTATGTT CATCATTATAGGGGTATGGGGTTCGAGACAGAGAAAGATCAAGGCAGCATATCAGTTTTTCCTATATACTTTACTGGGATCCATTTTTACGCTATTAGCTATTCTGTTGATTCTTCTCCAAACAGGAACCACCAATTTACAAATTTTATTAACCACTAAATTTAGTGAGCGGCGCCAAATCCTTCTATGGATTGCTTTTTTCGCCTCTTTTGCCATCAAAGTGCCTATGGTACCAGTTCATATTTGGTTACCCGAAGCCCATGTAGAGGCACCTACGGCTGGATCCGTCATCTTGGCTGGAATTCTTTTAAAATTGGGAACCTACGGGTTTTTAAGATTTTCAATACCCATGTTTCCCGAAGCGACACTTTGTTTCACTCCTTTCATTTATACTCTAAGCGCGATTGCTATAATATATACTTCCTTGACCACTTTAAGACAGATCGATCTTAAGAAGATCATTGCCTACTCCTCAGTAGCCCATATGAATTTGGTGACTATTGGTATGTTTAGTTGGGCGGCGGCC GCTCTATCGAACATACAGAGAATTGGAGGTAGCATTTTACTTATGTTAAGTCATGGACTGGTTTCTTCAGCCCTTTTTCTATGTGTTGGTGTTCTATATGACCGACATAAGACTCGACTTGTTAGATATTATGGAGGTTTAGTGAGCACCATGCCGAATTTCTCTACCATTTTCTTCTTTTTCACTTTAGCCAATATGAGTTTACCCGGGACTAGCAGCTTTATCGGGGAATTTCTAATCTTAGTAGGAGCTTTTCAAAGAAATAGCTTAGTAGCCACATTAGCCATGCTTGGGATGATTTTAGGCGCGGCGTATTCCCTTTGGCTATATAATCGTGTGGTTTCTGGAAATTTAAAACCCGATTTCCTCTATAAATTCTCCGATCTAAATGGCAGAGAAGTTTCCATATTTCTACCTTTTCTTGTTGG GACCCTACGGATGGGTGTTCACTCCAAAGTGTTCCCGGACTGCATGCATACATCCGTAAGTAACTTAGTGCAACATGGCAAATTTCATTGA